A window of Roseiflexus castenholzii DSM 13941 genomic DNA:
AGAACACATGGTAAAGACGTTGCGATGCAACATCTTTACCATGACCTTCCTGATGATTCCTACAGTTCGATCCTCGTGCCCAACACCTGAAGGAATTTCGCAATCCATTCAGGATGCGCGGGCCAGGCGGGCGCCGTCACCAGGTTGCCGTCGACATGCGCTTTGTTGGATGGAATATCGACATACCGCCCCCCGGCGCGATTAACGTCAGGACCAACTGCCGGGTATGCAGAGCATGACCTGCCCTCCAGGACGCCTGCCGCAGCCAGCACCTGCGCGCCATGGCAGATGGCGGCAATCGGCTTGTTGGCAGCCGCAAAATGGCGGACGATGTCCAGCACCTTCTCGTTCAGGCGGATGTACTCCGGCGCGCGTCCGCCAGGGATCACGAGTGCGTCGTAGTCTTCAGCTCGAACTTCGGCGAATGTTGCGTTGAGTGCGAAGTTGTGCCCCGGCTTCTCACTGTACGTCTGATCTCCCTCGAAATCGTGAACTGCCGTGCGTACCTTATCGCCTGCCTTCTTATCGGGGCAGACGGCGTGGACGGTGTGACCAACCGCCTGAAGCGCCTGGAACGGAACCATAACTTCGTAATCCTCGACGTAATCGCCAACGAGCATCAAGATGTTCTTTGCCGCCATTGGGAAACTCCTTTCTGCTCCTTTGCACGTTTGCCATTGCCGTGGGGACGAGATCATTATACCCGAATCTTTGGATGAGAACCAAGAACTGAGAACTGGGAAGCAAGAACCGAGAAGCAAGAACCAGGGACCAAAAGGTCAGGGTTTAGACGCATCACGTGCAACGGGCAACCTTCGTATCTTCTACCAATTCCCTGTGACCATCCGGCATGGTCACCCCGAGCAGCGCGAGGGGTCGTGCGCGACCCGCGCAGATTCCTCGCTGCGCGCGGAATGACCCGTCGCGGCGCGCGGAATGACCCGTCGCTGTGCTCGGAATGACCAGCATGCGGCATCGTCAATCGTCATTGGTATTCGACCCCTCGCGCCGCGTGCCTGTCTCCCTGCGAGCGCCCACCGGGGGACGCCTGCCTTGCTGCATCTTGCGTCCGTCCTGCTCTTGCGTATGCAATGTGTCACCTTTGTAAACCTTGACTTAACGTGTCATATCTACTATAGTGAGCGCGGATTTGATCAGATTTGACTAGAATCGATACATCCATGACCGCGATGCATTCGACATCGGCGGCAACGCTGTTCCCGGGCGGTCAACCGCACATCGTTGTGGTAGGCGGCGGGATCAGCGGCATGAGCGCGGCATATGAACTGGGGCGCGCAACGCGCGACGGGGCGCCGCCGGTGATGGTCACGCTCATCGAGCGTGAGGCGCGTTTAGGGGGCAAGGTCGTCACCGAGCGCAACGGACCCTTCGTCATCGAAGGCGGACCCGACTCGTTCATGGCGCAGAAACCATGGGCTGCCGAACTGGCGCGTGAGATCGGTCTGGGTGACGAGTTGATGGTCGCCTCGCCGATGCGCCGCACGACATGGGTGCTGATCCGTGGACGACCGCAACCGCTCCCCGAAGGCATGCTCCTGATCGTCCCCACACGCATCGCACCCTTTGCCTTCTCGCCGCTGATTTCTCCCCTTGGAAAACTTCGTATGGCGCTCGACTTGTTCGTTCCGGCGCGCCGTGACGATGGCGATGAGACGCTCGCCGACTTTATTCGCCGTCGCCTGGGGA
This region includes:
- a CDS encoding DJ-1/PfpI family protein, which encodes MAAKNILMLVGDYVEDYEVMVPFQALQAVGHTVHAVCPDKKAGDKVRTAVHDFEGDQTYSEKPGHNFALNATFAEVRAEDYDALVIPGGRAPEYIRLNEKVLDIVRHFAAANKPIAAICHGAQVLAAAGVLEGRSCSAYPAVGPDVNRAGGRYVDIPSNKAHVDGNLVTAPAWPAHPEWIAKFLQVLGTRIEL